The following coding sequences are from one Heptranchias perlo isolate sHepPer1 chromosome 13, sHepPer1.hap1, whole genome shotgun sequence window:
- the LOC137331093 gene encoding potential E3 ubiquitin-protein ligase ariadne-2-like yields MTTEKQYDPKDFTLKFVKRKDDITEDDDPDVLRAEMSCGHAVDPNSLTGWCRHLLSQGNYRFTCPATKAGTVGKCGKEWSYPEVRRMALLTDKEREYFEETAAVLASAEYCILKPCPGCGSFTERENVTKNRVNCAICTTKTGSNYRFCWQCLGPWKCSGNGLDACGNSDCVNVELERLKSCPMVSLPNSEIKSCPLVRACPTCGLLIEHTLEGCKYVVCLRCKVEFCFACLEIGQKCMMTKSGSYYKICAKDVAPRQSSIPLWTQLV; encoded by the exons ATGACAACCGAAAAGCAGTACGACCCAAAAGATTTCACACTGAAATTTGTAAAACGGAAGGATGATATCACAG AAGATGACGATCCTGATGTTTTAAGAGCCGAGATGTCCTGCGGGCATGCAGTGGATCCAAATTCGCTGACTGGATGGTGTCGTCACTTGCTATCACAG GGGAACTATAGATTCACTTGTCCGGCAACAAAGGCGGGCACTGTTGGAAAGTGTGGAAAGGAGTGGTCCTACCCAGAAGTCCGTAGAATGGCTTTGCTGACTGATAAAGAACGGGAATATTTTGAGGAAACGGCAGCTGTTCTTGCttctgcagaatattgtattttaaAACCG TGTCCAGGTTGTGGCTCCTTTACTGAACGAGAAAACGTGACAAAGAACAGAGTTAACTGCGCAATCTGCACAACTAagacagggagtaattacagatTCTGCTGGCAGTGTCTTGGACCATGGAAATGCAGTGGGAATGGCCTGGATGCCTGTGGGAATTCTGACTGCGTCAATGTTGAGCTAGAACGATTAAAAAGCTGCCCAATGGTTAGTTTACCGAATAGTGAGATTAAAAGTTGTCCCTTAGTCAGAGCCTGTCCAACTTGTGGACTACTCATTGAGCACACATTGGAAGGGTGCAAGTATGTGGTGTGCTTAAGATGTAAAGTTGAGTTTTGCTTTGCTTGTCTTGAAATTGGACAGAAATGCATGATGACCAAATCGGGATCATATTATAAAATTTGTGCCAAAGATGTTGCACCAAGGCAAAGTTCAATACCTTTGTGGACTCAACTAgtttaa